A single Carassius carassius chromosome 3, fCarCar2.1, whole genome shotgun sequence DNA region contains:
- the LOC132113802 gene encoding oxidoreductase HTATIP2-like isoform X2, which produces MDLNVMEENYRQKNRTCFILGASGETGKALLKEIVEHNIFSKITLIGRRQLTFEDKSYENLVQKVVDFEKLDEYAEAFQGHDVGYCCLGTTKAKAGAEGFVRVDHDYVLKSAELAKAGGCSHFHLESSKGADKTSSFLYLKTKGQVEAEIEDLGFERFSIYRPAVLLVDREESRPAEWVAQKFLGAFSSVFPTMSISITAVARAMVINTFKDGEKKVEILENKAIYNLGKIGDKK; this is translated from the exons ATGGATCTGAATGTGATGGAGGAGAATTACAGACAGAAGAACAGAACCTGCTTCATTCTCGGCGCGTCAGGTGAGACCGGAAAGGCCCTGCTGAAGGAAATAGTGGAGCACAACATCTTCTCCAAGATCACTCTCATTGGACGAAGGCAGTTAACCTTCGAGGATAAAAGCTATGAAAATCTG GTGCAAAAGGTGGTTGATTTTGAGAAGCTAGACGAATATGCTGAGGCTTTTCAGGGCCATGATGTTGGATACTGCTGTCTAGGAACAACCAAGGCCAAAGCAGGAGCT GAAGGGTTTGTGCGGGTGGATCATGACTACGTACTCAAGTCTGCAGAACTTGCCAAAGCAGGAGGCTGCTCACATTTTCACCTCGAATCCTCCAAAGGTGCAGACAAAACCAGCAGCTTTCTCTACCTGAAAACTAAG GGACAGGTTGAAGCAGAAATTGAAGACCTTGGGTTTGAGCGTTTCTCCATCTATCGACCAGC GGTGCTCTTAGTGGACAGAGAGGAGAGCAGGCCAGCTGAATGGGTGGCCCAGAAATTTCTTGGTGCTTTCTCCTCTGTTTTCCCTACAATGTCCATTTCCATCACAGCAGTGGCCAGAGCTATGGTTATCAACACATTTAAAGATGGAGAAAAGAAAGTGGAAATTCTTGAAAACAAGGCCATATACAATCTTGGAAAAATTggagacaaaaaataa
- the LOC132113802 gene encoding oxidoreductase HTATIP2-like isoform X1 — translation MELGMNIFESNWGKTLSFFTVFVVALAAVFNYLESSETEEIPRMDLNVMEENYRQKNRTCFILGASGETGKALLKEIVEHNIFSKITLIGRRQLTFEDKSYENLVQKVVDFEKLDEYAEAFQGHDVGYCCLGTTKAKAGAEGFVRVDHDYVLKSAELAKAGGCSHFHLESSKGADKTSSFLYLKTKGQVEAEIEDLGFERFSIYRPAVLLVDREESRPAEWVAQKFLGAFSSVFPTMSISITAVARAMVINTFKDGEKKVEILENKAIYNLGKIGDKK, via the exons ATGGAGCTTGGCATGAATATATTTGAGAGTAACTGGGGTAAAACCTTAAGCTTCTTCACCGTTTTTGTTGTGGCACTCGCCGCTGTTTTTAATTATCTGGAGAGTTCAGAGACTGAGGAGATCCCAAG AATGGATCTGAATGTGATGGAGGAGAATTACAGACAGAAGAACAGAACCTGCTTCATTCTCGGCGCGTCAGGTGAGACCGGAAAGGCCCTGCTGAAGGAAATAGTGGAGCACAACATCTTCTCCAAGATCACTCTCATTGGACGAAGGCAGTTAACCTTCGAGGATAAAAGCTATGAAAATCTG GTGCAAAAGGTGGTTGATTTTGAGAAGCTAGACGAATATGCTGAGGCTTTTCAGGGCCATGATGTTGGATACTGCTGTCTAGGAACAACCAAGGCCAAAGCAGGAGCT GAAGGGTTTGTGCGGGTGGATCATGACTACGTACTCAAGTCTGCAGAACTTGCCAAAGCAGGAGGCTGCTCACATTTTCACCTCGAATCCTCCAAAGGTGCAGACAAAACCAGCAGCTTTCTCTACCTGAAAACTAAG GGACAGGTTGAAGCAGAAATTGAAGACCTTGGGTTTGAGCGTTTCTCCATCTATCGACCAGC GGTGCTCTTAGTGGACAGAGAGGAGAGCAGGCCAGCTGAATGGGTGGCCCAGAAATTTCTTGGTGCTTTCTCCTCTGTTTTCCCTACAATGTCCATTTCCATCACAGCAGTGGCCAGAGCTATGGTTATCAACACATTTAAAGATGGAGAAAAGAAAGTGGAAATTCTTGAAAACAAGGCCATATACAATCTTGGAAAAATTggagacaaaaaataa